The proteins below are encoded in one region of Gopherus flavomarginatus isolate rGopFla2 chromosome 12, rGopFla2.mat.asm, whole genome shotgun sequence:
- the LOC127033097 gene encoding natural cytotoxicity triggering receptor 3-like, with translation MAKVTWTRAPGVVLDSAHPFYRGRLRMSHLDLLQKGEATLTLSELEQRDSGLYQCHISIRKGESGTGAGTKLLVTRRNQSDTGEVGNAGTGPSSAPAPALASCARELLYQVTIALGLLLILGLVATLLLKRHRGTKPKPSPC, from the coding sequence ATGGCCAAAGTGACCTGGACCAGAGCACCCGGAGTCGTGCTGGATTCTGCCCATCCCTTCTATAGGGGGCGGCTCCGTATGTCCCACCTGGATCTGCTCCAGAAAGGGGAGGCCACACTAACCCTGTCGGAGCTGGAGCAGCGGGACTCTGGTCTCTACCAGTGTCACATCAGCATCCGCAAGGGAGAGAGCGGGACGGGAGCGGGCACCAAGCTGCTGGTGACGCGGAGAAACCAGAGTGACACAGGTGAGGTGGGGAACGCGGGCACGGGGCCTTCCTCTGCTCCGGCCCCAGCTCTGGCTAGCTGCGCCCGGGAGCTCCTGTACCAGGTCACCATCGCCCTGGGGCTCCTTCTCATCCTTGGCCTGGTGGCCACCCTCCTCCTGAAGAGACACCGAGGTACCAAACCGAAGCCTTCCCCCTGCTAA